A window of Longispora fulva contains these coding sequences:
- a CDS encoding DUF4158 domain-containing protein produces the protein MATRDLFSAEELERLRGFAEVDRSELIRYFTLTPADEAFVRKFRGRDNVIGAAVQLCVLPWLGFVPDEVRTAPAAAAAWLSERLGVTVDELLPCGQRPQTRTDHLREIVAYLGWRQADGTYRRRIGRQLNKGENVHSLKRTLAYASEGAIRKRQHEQQAEQMWCLTLATNAIVTWMTEYHGLAVTALRTAGRHIDAEILAHIWPTHHENVHFYGTHTIDLAGELAQLDHDGYRPLRQVAREGDRS, from the coding sequence GTGGCGACGCGGGATCTGTTCTCGGCGGAGGAGCTTGAGCGGCTTCGGGGGTTTGCGGAGGTCGACCGTTCGGAGCTGATCCGGTATTTCACGCTGACGCCGGCGGATGAGGCGTTCGTGCGGAAGTTTCGGGGCCGGGACAACGTGATCGGCGCCGCGGTTCAGTTGTGCGTGTTGCCGTGGTTGGGGTTCGTACCGGATGAGGTGCGGACGGCACCGGCCGCGGCTGCAGCCTGGTTGTCGGAGCGGCTCGGAGTCACGGTCGACGAGTTGCTGCCCTGCGGACAGAGGCCGCAGACCCGGACGGATCATCTTCGCGAGATCGTCGCTTACCTGGGCTGGCGGCAGGCTGATGGCACCTACCGTCGAAGGATCGGCCGGCAACTCAACAAGGGAGAGAACGTCCACTCCCTCAAACGGACCCTCGCCTACGCCTCAGAAGGCGCGATCCGCAAACGCCAACACGAACAGCAGGCCGAACAGATGTGGTGCCTGACCCTGGCGACCAACGCGATCGTCACCTGGATGACCGAATACCACGGACTTGCCGTCACAGCCCTCCGCACCGCAGGCCGGCACATCGACGCGGAGATCCTCGCCCATATCTGGCCCACCCACCACGAGAACGTCCACTTCTACGGCACCCACACCATCGACCTCGCCGGCGAACTCGCCCAACTCGACCACGACGGCTACCGACCCCTCCGGCAGGTTGCCCGTGAGGGAGACCGGTCATGA
- a CDS encoding RICIN domain-containing protein → MFKLLLRNFLAMFTVAVAVFAGTGPATAAPGSAAPMARTYYEVRAQHSGQCLDVRNMVKDWGTPDQQWPCWGGAGQLWWKNPVYSNGGHVFYEIRVQLNDLCLDVRDGSTAAGAVVQQWGCNNSLAQQWEVIAVGGSYVKVVNRGSGMCLDVKDISTFNGAPIQQWYCWDNPGQHWWFA, encoded by the coding sequence ATGTTCAAGCTCCTTCTGAGAAATTTCCTCGCCATGTTCACAGTGGCCGTCGCGGTGTTCGCGGGAACCGGCCCGGCGACCGCGGCCCCCGGGTCGGCCGCCCCGATGGCGCGGACGTACTACGAGGTCCGGGCCCAACACAGCGGCCAGTGCCTGGACGTACGGAACATGGTCAAGGACTGGGGGACCCCTGACCAGCAGTGGCCCTGCTGGGGCGGCGCCGGCCAGCTGTGGTGGAAGAATCCGGTGTACTCCAACGGTGGTCATGTGTTCTACGAGATCCGGGTCCAGCTCAACGACCTGTGCCTGGACGTCAGGGACGGCAGTACCGCGGCCGGCGCCGTCGTGCAGCAGTGGGGCTGCAACAACAGCCTCGCCCAGCAGTGGGAGGTCATCGCGGTCGGCGGCAGCTACGTCAAGGTGGTCAACCGTGGCAGCGGGATGTGCCTGGACGTGAAGGACATCAGCACCTTCAACGGCGCGCCCATCCAACAGTGGTACTGCTGGGACAATCCCGGACAGCACTGGTGGTTCGCCTAG
- a CDS encoding pentapeptide repeat-containing protein, producing MRPRALAYMVLVLASIAAVGFVTGSWRHFLDFLHWPWRVYPVLISLGVIGDFALKGLRKPTPSSARSWLRTRKPAFLVLLLAVLAAAVELTEIRRHLLDFLHWSWWVYPALIGLVGIGAYAAKELGRHTAPIAPQRPAKSASMRQISAWWMVAGIVAVTATMWITTALLLQQAAAAGSSADRASARIEAVRTGLTAAGGVGAATALLLAFRRQKHQEWVAAGVDYDAAEKRITELYVKSIEQLGSAMAPVRLGGFYALERLAQNNPEHRQTITDVICAYLRMPYTPPGIATDSAVSSEVPAGVAPPTTVEPGNRKSREELQVRLAAQRILTGHLRDDRPDGGVFPPNAEQYPRYWNVQLDLTAATLVDLDLSRCHLRKATFDSAAFHGGSTFNGTLFAGRTGFNAATFTGDVTFAGAYFTDDIDLRSATFYTNDIGLGHAKFAKRADCTGAQVREDRDSSRDWKRPESAYGMGPYGPFTDPYNPPDTRCPGGWHLGPAVDGWQPFVEAEPEIW from the coding sequence GTGCGGCCACGCGCGCTCGCCTACATGGTTTTGGTACTGGCCTCCATCGCCGCGGTCGGGTTCGTGACCGGGTCCTGGCGGCACTTCCTTGACTTTCTGCACTGGCCGTGGCGGGTCTATCCGGTCCTCATCAGTCTCGGAGTGATCGGAGACTTCGCACTGAAGGGACTGCGCAAGCCGACACCCTCGTCGGCCCGGAGCTGGCTGCGGACCCGCAAACCCGCCTTCCTGGTTCTGCTGCTAGCCGTTCTCGCCGCAGCCGTGGAGCTCACGGAAATACGGCGCCACCTGCTGGACTTCCTGCACTGGTCCTGGTGGGTCTATCCGGCCCTCATCGGTCTTGTAGGTATCGGCGCCTACGCAGCGAAGGAACTGGGCAGGCACACGGCACCGATCGCGCCGCAGCGGCCAGCCAAATCGGCGTCGATGCGGCAAATCTCGGCCTGGTGGATGGTGGCCGGCATCGTGGCGGTGACCGCCACCATGTGGATCACCACGGCGTTGCTACTGCAGCAGGCCGCAGCGGCGGGATCGTCCGCGGATCGGGCTAGCGCCCGCATCGAAGCGGTCCGCACCGGTCTGACTGCGGCCGGCGGCGTCGGAGCGGCCACCGCCCTGCTCCTGGCTTTTCGTCGTCAGAAGCACCAGGAATGGGTTGCCGCCGGCGTCGACTACGACGCCGCCGAAAAACGCATCACCGAACTGTATGTGAAATCCATCGAACAGCTCGGATCAGCAATGGCGCCAGTGAGGCTCGGTGGCTTCTACGCACTGGAACGCCTCGCCCAGAACAACCCGGAGCACCGCCAGACGATCACCGACGTGATCTGCGCCTACCTGCGCATGCCCTACACCCCTCCTGGAATCGCCACCGACAGCGCAGTCTCGAGCGAGGTCCCAGCCGGAGTCGCACCGCCGACGACCGTGGAGCCCGGCAACCGTAAATCCCGAGAGGAACTGCAGGTCCGGCTGGCCGCCCAGCGGATCCTCACCGGGCATCTGCGCGATGACCGCCCTGATGGAGGGGTTTTTCCGCCGAACGCTGAGCAGTATCCCCGGTACTGGAACGTACAACTGGATCTCACCGCTGCGACCCTGGTGGACCTCGACCTCAGCCGGTGCCACCTGAGGAAAGCCACCTTCGATAGCGCTGCCTTCCACGGCGGCTCCACATTCAACGGGACGCTCTTCGCCGGCCGTACCGGGTTCAACGCCGCGACCTTCACGGGCGACGTCACATTCGCCGGAGCGTACTTCACCGACGACATTGACTTGAGAAGCGCAACGTTCTACACCAACGACATCGGGCTGGGCCATGCAAAATTCGCGAAACGCGCCGATTGCACCGGAGCGCAGGTTCGAGAGGACCGTGACTCGAGCCGAGACTGGAAGCGGCCGGAGTCGGCATACGGAATGGGGCCGTATGGTCCCTTTACTGATCCTTACAATCCTCCCGACACCCGGTGCCCGGGCGGGTGGCATCTGGGTCCAGCAGTGGATGGATGGCAGCCGTTCGTCGAAGCCGAGCCAGAGATCTGGTAA
- a CDS encoding AfsR/SARP family transcriptional regulator — translation MTVLSEDAAMAVSVLGPLRVQAGGMDIEVRPGQQKAVLALLALAGGQPVRRTEFITALWDDQPPTAAWNVIQTHVKQLRSLLEPRRVARAPSTTILTVADGYALTTDPDRVDLLRFRQLVEASRTAYREQRLSTAFSLLGRGLALWRGRPLADIPILTDRPIVEVLDRERWAAVGWQMEIALVLGRAGEVVGQAEAAVRALPLDERAAARLVRAYHSTGRPGDASDAFRQARRRLADALGVEPGPDLAAAHREALRNGVARPGDTGDQQNPTAPAASIRPAQLPADIVDFVGRRPQIDQVRQALRDHKGVVPIAAVVGMAGVGKTTLAIHLGHQLAGDFPDGQLYVRLHGGSGHPADPAHVLGRLLQGLGVTGSAIPDGLDERAALYRTRLNNSRTLLVLDDAIDAAQVLPLLPGSPGCAVLVTSRDRLGTLPMTRRISLDVFTPVEATTLLAILIGTERHAAHPEAAAHILALCGWMPLAVRIIGARLATRSHWPLPKLQTRLRDERGRLDELVADDLAVRASLGLSYAALSPQSQRALRLLSLLDAPDVSDWALAALLDCSPNDADTQLEALLDAHLLAAGDGDGRYRLHNLVRLYALGQAETLDPPAERRAAVTRALGAWLSIAEQADTRLNCRYLARIDGAAPRWPVPAGIIDELLADPAAWFEAEQGNLLTGVRQAVALGATALAWNLADSAVGFYEMRDLYDDWRSGHEAALAACVRLGDDHGHAVMARNLAYLASSAQQCDTDVLAAHAETAHTLFGRVEDDRGRVDALVLRGEAYRAQGRLDEAALLMDEAITLAAHTDSRLGESVAHNEAGATCFERGQRDAAVDHFRRSLALCARHGNRRPRYTALRFLGIIQAGQGKLEPARTAFREAFELAESMASPVKQAKVLRELGLVECRLGDPTALEVLATALRITRTTGHHIEQGFALRSLSRAYMITGHPEQAVPHLTEALGLFQRAGMIYASAVTLKFLGSALTETGDPTTGLRRWRAARRLFNLLGNDTAAAELDEIERTAVHQSLAT, via the coding sequence GTGACGGTTCTGTCGGAGGACGCCGCCATGGCGGTGTCGGTGCTCGGACCGCTGCGGGTCCAGGCGGGCGGCATGGACATCGAGGTGCGCCCCGGGCAGCAGAAAGCGGTGCTCGCCCTGCTCGCCCTGGCTGGCGGCCAGCCCGTTCGGCGGACCGAGTTCATCACCGCCCTGTGGGACGACCAGCCGCCCACCGCGGCGTGGAATGTGATCCAGACCCACGTCAAGCAGCTTCGTTCCCTGCTGGAACCGCGCCGGGTCGCACGCGCCCCGAGCACCACCATCCTCACGGTCGCCGACGGCTACGCGCTGACCACCGACCCCGACCGAGTCGATCTACTGCGGTTTCGACAGTTGGTCGAAGCATCTCGAACCGCGTACCGCGAACAGCGCCTCAGTACCGCGTTCTCGTTGCTCGGGCGGGGACTGGCCCTGTGGCGCGGCCGGCCGCTCGCCGACATCCCGATCCTCACCGATCGGCCGATCGTCGAAGTCCTGGACCGGGAACGGTGGGCCGCCGTCGGCTGGCAGATGGAGATCGCGCTGGTCCTGGGCCGGGCTGGCGAAGTCGTGGGGCAGGCCGAAGCCGCAGTCCGGGCACTGCCCCTCGACGAGCGGGCCGCCGCCCGGCTGGTCCGCGCCTACCACTCGACCGGCCGGCCCGGCGACGCCTCCGATGCCTTCCGGCAGGCCCGGCGGCGGCTCGCCGACGCCCTGGGGGTCGAGCCTGGCCCCGACCTGGCCGCCGCCCACAGGGAGGCACTGCGCAACGGTGTGGCGCGACCGGGCGACACCGGCGACCAGCAGAACCCCACGGCACCGGCCGCATCAATCCGACCCGCGCAACTGCCCGCCGACATCGTCGACTTCGTCGGCCGCCGACCACAGATCGACCAGGTGCGACAGGCACTCCGCGACCACAAGGGGGTCGTGCCGATCGCCGCCGTGGTCGGCATGGCCGGGGTCGGCAAAACCACACTCGCGATCCATCTCGGACACCAACTCGCCGGCGACTTTCCCGACGGCCAGCTCTACGTCCGCCTGCACGGCGGCTCGGGCCATCCGGCGGATCCGGCACACGTACTCGGCCGGCTGCTCCAAGGGCTCGGCGTCACCGGCTCGGCGATCCCCGACGGTCTGGACGAACGCGCTGCCCTCTACCGGACCCGGCTGAACAACAGCCGGACCCTCCTGGTGCTCGACGACGCCATCGACGCGGCACAGGTCCTGCCCCTGTTGCCCGGCAGCCCCGGTTGCGCCGTGCTCGTCACCAGCCGCGACCGGCTCGGCACCCTGCCCATGACCCGGCGGATATCCCTCGACGTGTTCACCCCCGTCGAGGCGACGACGCTGCTGGCAATCCTCATCGGCACCGAACGGCACGCGGCGCACCCGGAGGCCGCGGCCCACATCCTCGCGCTGTGCGGCTGGATGCCCCTCGCGGTGCGGATCATCGGCGCCCGACTGGCCACCCGCAGCCACTGGCCACTGCCCAAGTTGCAGACCCGGCTGCGTGACGAACGGGGCCGCCTCGACGAACTCGTCGCCGACGACCTCGCAGTCCGCGCCTCCCTCGGCCTGAGCTACGCGGCGCTGTCCCCGCAGTCCCAACGGGCCTTGCGGCTCCTCAGCCTCCTCGACGCACCCGACGTCAGCGACTGGGCGCTGGCAGCCCTGCTGGACTGTTCACCCAACGACGCCGACACCCAGCTCGAGGCGCTGCTCGACGCACACCTGCTGGCCGCGGGGGACGGCGACGGCCGGTACCGGCTACACAACCTGGTCCGGCTCTACGCCCTCGGCCAGGCCGAAACCCTGGACCCGCCCGCCGAGCGCCGCGCCGCGGTGACCAGGGCGCTGGGTGCCTGGCTGTCCATCGCCGAGCAGGCCGACACCCGCCTGAACTGCCGCTACCTGGCCCGCATCGACGGAGCCGCGCCGCGCTGGCCGGTGCCTGCCGGCATCATCGACGAACTACTCGCAGACCCGGCGGCCTGGTTCGAGGCTGAACAGGGCAACCTGCTCACCGGAGTGCGCCAGGCCGTTGCGCTCGGGGCCACCGCACTGGCCTGGAACCTGGCCGACAGCGCGGTCGGCTTCTACGAGATGCGGGACCTGTACGACGACTGGCGGTCCGGACACGAGGCCGCCCTGGCGGCGTGCGTGCGGCTGGGCGACGACCACGGTCACGCCGTCATGGCCCGCAATCTCGCCTACCTGGCCAGCTCGGCGCAACAGTGTGACACCGACGTGCTGGCGGCCCACGCCGAGACCGCGCACACGCTGTTCGGGCGCGTCGAAGACGATCGCGGCCGGGTGGACGCACTGGTCCTGCGCGGCGAGGCGTACCGCGCCCAGGGCCGACTGGACGAGGCCGCGTTGCTGATGGACGAGGCCATCACCCTGGCCGCTCACACCGATAGCCGTCTCGGCGAGAGCGTCGCGCACAACGAGGCCGGCGCCACCTGCTTCGAGCGAGGCCAACGCGACGCCGCAGTGGACCACTTCCGCCGGAGCCTGGCGTTGTGCGCCCGGCACGGCAACCGTCGCCCCCGCTACACCGCACTCCGCTTCCTCGGGATCATCCAGGCGGGACAAGGGAAACTCGAACCGGCCCGCACGGCCTTCCGAGAGGCATTCGAGCTCGCCGAGTCGATGGCCTCGCCGGTCAAACAAGCGAAGGTACTGCGCGAGCTCGGTCTCGTGGAGTGCCGGCTGGGCGACCCGACCGCGCTCGAGGTGCTGGCCACGGCACTCCGGATCACCCGCACCACCGGACACCACATTGAGCAGGGCTTCGCTCTGCGCAGCCTGAGCCGGGCGTACATGATCACCGGACATCCGGAACAGGCGGTCCCGCACCTCACCGAGGCCCTGGGACTGTTCCAGCGCGCCGGAATGATCTACGCCTCGGCTGTCACGCTGAAGTTCCTGGGCTCGGCGCTGACCGAAACCGGCGACCCCACCACCGGACTCCGGAGGTGGCGCGCCGCCCGACGACTCTTCAACCTGCTGGGAAACGACACCGCCGCCGCGGAACTCGACGAAATCGAACGCACAGCTGTGCATCAATCACTTGCCACATGA
- a CDS encoding ricin-type beta-trefoil lectin domain protein, which translates to MREHQNRHTGRAAESGRPSARTGLRRLATASAACALAVTAGLTALTAPAHASGVTLNPGTPMYDGGGDILQARGAGLFKVGSTYYMVGEDKTAGATFTAVSCYSSPDLSHWTFLGNALSQQPSGDLAAGRIVERPKVIYNSSTGTYVMWMHIDSADYSDARAGVATSSTPCGPYTYLGSSRPLGHVSRDLGLFKDDDGAGYLLTEDRDNGLRVERLSADYATVQAGIALVDDLESPAMVKANGRYFLFASHMTGWNTNDNVYATATSLSGPWSSFTTFAPVGTDTFDSQTSTILPVTGTATTSYVYVGDRWNPDDLNHSLPVWLPLTISGTQATLSWHSAWSIDTATGSWSAESSRLVGVLSGRCLDVTNASQSPGTRVELWDCNGGTNQDWAPTAAGELRVYGDLCLDVFDQRTTAGAPIGIWGCNGGDNQKWTLNADGTIVGVQSGLCLSANKAGTANGTPVTLGTCTAGSHQRWARE; encoded by the coding sequence ATGCGAGAACACCAAAACCGTCACACGGGGCGGGCAGCCGAATCCGGCAGGCCTTCAGCACGGACGGGCCTGCGCCGCCTCGCAACGGCGTCAGCCGCGTGCGCCCTCGCGGTCACGGCCGGCCTGACGGCACTGACCGCTCCGGCCCATGCGTCCGGCGTCACCCTCAACCCGGGCACCCCGATGTACGACGGCGGCGGAGACATCCTCCAGGCCCGTGGGGCCGGGTTGTTCAAGGTCGGTTCGACCTACTACATGGTCGGCGAGGACAAGACCGCCGGCGCGACGTTCACGGCCGTGTCCTGCTATTCCTCACCGGATCTGTCGCACTGGACCTTCCTCGGCAACGCGCTGAGCCAGCAGCCCAGCGGCGACCTCGCCGCAGGGCGGATCGTGGAACGCCCCAAGGTCATCTACAACTCCTCGACCGGCACGTACGTGATGTGGATGCACATCGACAGCGCCGACTACTCCGACGCCCGGGCCGGCGTGGCGACCAGCAGCACGCCGTGCGGCCCGTACACATATCTGGGCTCCTCGCGACCCCTGGGCCATGTCAGCCGCGACCTGGGTTTGTTCAAGGACGACGACGGCGCAGGCTACCTGCTCACCGAGGACCGCGACAACGGCCTGCGCGTGGAGCGGCTCTCCGCCGACTACGCCACCGTGCAGGCGGGCATCGCCCTCGTCGACGACCTCGAGTCGCCGGCCATGGTGAAGGCCAACGGCCGCTACTTCCTGTTCGCCTCGCACATGACCGGCTGGAACACGAACGACAACGTCTACGCGACGGCCACGTCGTTGTCAGGCCCATGGAGCTCGTTCACCACGTTCGCGCCGGTCGGCACCGACACGTTCGACTCACAGACCTCCACCATCCTGCCGGTAACCGGAACAGCCACTACCAGCTACGTGTACGTCGGTGACCGGTGGAACCCGGACGACCTCAACCACTCCCTCCCGGTCTGGCTGCCGTTGACCATCAGCGGCACTCAGGCCACCCTGAGCTGGCACTCCGCCTGGAGTATTGACACCGCGACCGGATCCTGGTCAGCAGAGTCGAGCCGACTCGTCGGCGTCCTATCGGGCCGCTGCCTCGATGTCACTAACGCGTCCCAGAGCCCGGGTACCCGGGTCGAGCTCTGGGACTGCAACGGCGGGACGAACCAGGACTGGGCTCCCACAGCCGCCGGTGAACTACGCGTCTACGGCGACCTGTGCCTGGACGTGTTCGACCAGAGAACCACCGCCGGGGCGCCGATCGGCATCTGGGGCTGCAACGGCGGCGACAACCAGAAGTGGACGCTGAACGCGGACGGAACCATCGTCGGCGTCCAGTCCGGCCTATGCCTGTCCGCGAATAAGGCGGGCACCGCCAATGGCACCCCGGTGACACTCGGGACCTGTACAGCCGGTTCCCACCAGAGGTGGGCCCGGGAGTAG
- the lanL gene encoding class IV lanthionine synthetase LanL, whose protein sequence is MLSFEPILRDLAVRHGAGDWSSPVRDSWHYLLPPDGPRQVQGWKLHVSATPLSAPFVLARCVPVLIAHRCGFKFASTVDDAEAITSMRGSRVQGGKFLTAYPPDDEVFAALVHELHDATYGLPGQAILSDRRYRPDSLVHYRYGAFSGVTVRDNEGVLQSRLRAPDGTLVPDERREAFAPPAWAPAPPGGIGVSQELAVDGPDRPTEILLADRFVVHGAIRHANRGGVYRATDRQTGRNVVVKQARPHTGADLTGQDARDALWHAGEMLEQLDGLGPAKIAAFDQDGDLFLVEEEVPGVALWDWAQERRSQGNDVEPALDLPTMVSAATKLVDVLDAVHARGFVCRDFTPTNIMVTPQGDFLLIDTELVNRPGQPVRREYTPGFAAPEQVCMPKLAPCPPRAVDLYALGAVLYFLAVGTSLHLLEEEPATRTIRERCADLLRLAGERNLTAAAFTDTILGLVADDPAERWELHRVRTELGALAPMTTIGRTAPPLVHGISRQAARDRTLSDGLAFLAETMQPAATRLWPSGSFGARTEPANVQHGAAGVLGVLTRAARHQPELRDPVARAAAWTADRLEHIDRHLPGLYFGSAGAVWALVDAADLLEDTALRDRALRAAEHVPHRWPNPDVCHGAAGAGMTLLHLADRGAEHLMTRVLDCADALISQVGQNPPHWKIPDDFDSSLAGTVHHGFAHGTAGIANFLLAAGIRTGRDDYLDLARTAGDALVTAADRSQPGARWQAGVFGTPDRDEQHYHWCSGGSGIGTFLIRLWRHTGGADYLEAAQAAAQGSYRNRWQSTTAACHGLAGTGEFLLDLADAVGGDHRARAEDIADLLTARHAVRGGRWLIPDESGSAVHADFNTGLAGVLGFLHRLHHGGPRWWMNASPEMSGTPSGVPAD, encoded by the coding sequence GTGTTGTCCTTCGAGCCGATCCTGCGCGACCTGGCGGTGCGCCACGGCGCTGGCGACTGGAGCAGTCCAGTTCGGGATTCGTGGCACTATCTGTTGCCCCCGGATGGTCCACGCCAGGTCCAGGGCTGGAAATTGCACGTGTCGGCGACGCCACTGTCGGCGCCGTTCGTGCTGGCCCGGTGTGTGCCCGTGCTGATCGCGCACCGGTGTGGGTTCAAGTTCGCCAGCACGGTCGATGACGCCGAGGCGATCACGTCGATGCGGGGAAGCCGGGTACAAGGCGGCAAGTTCCTCACCGCCTATCCACCCGACGACGAGGTGTTCGCGGCGCTCGTACACGAGTTGCACGACGCGACGTACGGCCTACCCGGCCAGGCGATCCTGTCCGACCGGCGCTACCGTCCGGACAGCCTGGTCCACTACCGCTACGGCGCGTTCAGCGGCGTCACAGTGCGGGACAACGAAGGTGTCCTCCAGTCCAGGCTACGGGCACCGGACGGAACGCTGGTTCCCGACGAGCGACGCGAGGCCTTCGCCCCGCCCGCCTGGGCTCCGGCTCCGCCGGGCGGCATCGGGGTGTCCCAGGAGTTGGCGGTCGACGGCCCGGATCGCCCGACGGAGATCCTCCTCGCGGACCGGTTCGTCGTGCACGGCGCGATCCGCCACGCCAACCGTGGCGGCGTGTACCGGGCCACCGACCGCCAGACCGGACGCAACGTGGTGGTCAAACAGGCCCGCCCGCACACCGGAGCCGACCTCACCGGACAAGACGCCCGCGACGCGCTGTGGCACGCGGGAGAGATGCTCGAACAGCTCGACGGTCTGGGGCCGGCGAAGATCGCGGCCTTCGATCAGGACGGGGACCTGTTCCTGGTCGAGGAAGAGGTGCCGGGTGTCGCCCTGTGGGACTGGGCACAGGAGCGCAGGAGTCAGGGAAACGACGTTGAGCCGGCACTCGACCTACCGACCATGGTGAGCGCGGCGACCAAGCTCGTCGACGTCCTCGACGCGGTACACGCGCGCGGGTTCGTCTGCCGAGACTTCACCCCGACCAACATCATGGTCACCCCGCAGGGCGACTTCCTCCTCATCGACACCGAACTCGTCAACCGGCCAGGCCAACCGGTCCGGCGCGAGTACACCCCGGGGTTCGCCGCCCCCGAACAGGTCTGCATGCCGAAACTGGCGCCCTGTCCGCCGCGAGCCGTCGACCTGTACGCCCTCGGCGCCGTGCTCTACTTCCTGGCCGTCGGCACCAGCCTGCACCTCCTGGAAGAGGAGCCCGCCACCCGGACAATCCGCGAACGATGCGCCGACCTGCTGCGGTTGGCCGGCGAGCGCAATCTCACGGCCGCCGCGTTCACCGACACCATCCTCGGGTTGGTCGCCGACGATCCCGCCGAGCGGTGGGAACTGCACCGGGTCCGCACCGAACTCGGCGCGCTGGCACCGATGACAACGATCGGCCGCACCGCGCCGCCGCTGGTCCACGGGATCAGTCGGCAGGCCGCCCGGGACCGGACGCTGTCCGACGGCCTCGCGTTCCTCGCCGAGACAATGCAGCCCGCCGCCACCCGACTGTGGCCGAGCGGGTCGTTCGGAGCCAGGACCGAGCCCGCCAACGTTCAACACGGCGCGGCCGGGGTCCTCGGCGTCCTCACCCGCGCGGCGAGACACCAGCCTGAGCTGCGCGACCCCGTCGCCCGGGCCGCCGCGTGGACCGCCGACCGGCTGGAGCACATCGACCGGCACCTGCCGGGGCTGTACTTCGGGTCGGCGGGCGCGGTGTGGGCCCTGGTCGACGCCGCTGACCTACTGGAGGACACCGCGCTGCGTGACCGGGCGCTGCGGGCCGCAGAACACGTGCCCCACCGGTGGCCGAATCCGGATGTGTGCCACGGCGCGGCCGGAGCCGGCATGACGCTGCTGCACCTGGCAGACCGCGGTGCCGAACACCTGATGACCCGGGTACTCGACTGCGCCGACGCCCTGATCTCCCAGGTCGGGCAGAACCCGCCGCACTGGAAGATCCCCGACGACTTCGACTCCTCACTCGCCGGCACCGTCCACCATGGCTTCGCGCACGGCACCGCCGGCATCGCGAACTTCCTTCTCGCCGCCGGCATCCGCACCGGACGCGACGACTACCTGGATCTCGCCCGAACCGCGGGAGACGCCCTGGTCACCGCCGCCGACCGGTCCCAGCCGGGTGCACGCTGGCAAGCGGGGGTATTCGGCACCCCGGACCGCGACGAGCAGCACTACCACTGGTGCAGCGGCGGTTCCGGAATCGGAACCTTCCTCATCCGACTGTGGCGACACACCGGCGGCGCGGACTACCTCGAGGCGGCTCAGGCGGCAGCCCAGGGCTCCTACCGCAATCGGTGGCAGTCCACGACCGCGGCCTGCCACGGACTCGCCGGTACCGGGGAGTTCCTTCTCGACCTCGCCGACGCGGTCGGTGGCGACCACCGGGCCCGGGCCGAGGACATCGCCGATCTGCTGACCGCCCGCCACGCCGTGCGCGGTGGACGCTGGCTTATCCCCGACGAGAGCGGCAGTGCCGTCCACGCGGACTTCAACACCGGCCTCGCCGGGGTACTCGGCTTCCTCCACCGGCTCCACCACGGCGGTCCCCGCTGGTGGATGAACGCGTCACCCGAGATGTCAGGCACGCCGTCCGGCGTTCCTGCGGACTAG